One window of the Ignavibacteria bacterium genome contains the following:
- a CDS encoding cyclic nucleotide-binding domain-containing protein encodes MESLERILVEHPFLKDLSPEHVHLIVGCARNIVFEPNKFLFKENEEAHEFYILRSGKVALEIYTPEYGPITIQTIGEGEVLGWSWLIPPYEWNFDGRATELTRAIALDGKCLRGKCEDDHVLGYELMKRLASVFEQRLYAMRLQLLDVYSGTTPKIKK; translated from the coding sequence ATGGAATCACTTGAGAGGATTCTGGTAGAACATCCGTTTCTAAAAGATTTAAGTCCAGAGCATGTTCACCTAATAGTTGGATGTGCGAGGAATATTGTATTTGAACCAAATAAATTTCTCTTCAAAGAAAATGAAGAAGCACACGAGTTTTATATTCTTCGATCGGGAAAAGTTGCACTTGAAATTTATACCCCAGAATACGGACCGATAACTATTCAAACAATCGGTGAAGGAGAAGTACTCGGTTGGTCGTGGCTGATCCCTCCATACGAATGGAATTTTGACGGAAGAGCAACAGAGCTTACGAGAGCGATTGCTTTAGATGGAAAATGTCTGCGCGGAAAATGTGAAGATGATCATGTACTTGGTTATGAATTAATGAAGAGACTCGCAAGTGTATTCGAACAACGGCTTTATGCGATGCGATTGCAGCTTCTCGATGTTTACAGCGGAACAACACCAAAAATAAAAAAATGA
- a CDS encoding DMT family transporter — MPLLGELSALLTAILWSATSMLFAAAAIRIGSTQLNVTRQLFAIIILGLIILLFQIDFSLSGSQIFNLAVSGLFGLAFGDSFLFKAYQQIGARVSMLIMSSAPIISALLAYFVLKEILFFWGIVGMLITICGIALVVLERNEKDKSSKKHNYTGIIFGFLGAAGQGAALIFAKFAFNEGSINGLIATIVRLISSIIILFPIVLLLGKFKNPIKTFQKDTKALTLTIGGSIAGPVLGITFSLIAIANTKVGIAATIMGTVPVIMLPLVKYFYKEPLSWRAILGAFITVLGVAILFLR, encoded by the coding sequence ATGCCCCTTTTAGGTGAACTAAGCGCACTTCTAACTGCCATCCTTTGGTCAGCCACCTCAATGCTGTTTGCTGCCGCAGCAATACGTATCGGTTCAACACAACTTAACGTCACTCGCCAGCTTTTTGCTATTATTATTTTGGGACTAATTATTCTATTATTCCAAATCGATTTTTCCCTTTCGGGATCTCAGATTTTTAATCTCGCTGTCAGCGGTTTATTCGGACTTGCATTTGGTGATTCGTTTCTCTTCAAAGCTTATCAGCAAATTGGCGCAAGAGTCAGCATGCTGATAATGTCAAGCGCTCCAATAATTTCTGCTCTGCTCGCATATTTTGTTCTGAAAGAAATTCTATTTTTCTGGGGAATCGTTGGAATGCTAATTACAATTTGTGGAATTGCACTTGTAGTTTTGGAGCGGAATGAAAAGGATAAGTCCTCTAAAAAACACAACTACACAGGAATAATTTTTGGATTTCTTGGTGCTGCAGGACAAGGGGCTGCATTAATTTTTGCTAAGTTCGCTTTCAACGAAGGAAGCATAAATGGATTGATTGCGACAATTGTAAGATTAATTTCCTCGATCATCATACTCTTCCCTATAGTACTCCTTCTAGGGAAATTCAAAAATCCAATCAAAACATTTCAGAAAGACACCAAAGCATTAACTTTAACTATTGGCGGATCAATTGCCGGTCCAGTTCTTGGGATCACTTTCTCACTTATCGCCATTGCAAACACCAAAGTCGGTATCGCCGCAACGATTATGGGGACAGTTCCTGTGATCATGCTTCCACTCGTAAAGTATTTCTACAAGGAACCGCTCAGCTGGCGAGCGATTCTTGGCGCTTTCATTACAGTGCTCGGTGTAGCAATTTTGTTTCTGAGATAA
- a CDS encoding hydrogenase maturation protease produces MLNILLIGIGNEFRSDDGIGILISRKIKQLNLPNIVVIEASGEGSELIELWKNQKFVIVVDAVNSGSKPGKIFKFDVTEQSLPIKFFNYSSHAFGLAEAVEVSRKLGELPERLLIYGIEGKNFSFGEKISEKVIEASDHVINLIIERIKIEQ; encoded by the coding sequence ATGTTGAATATTCTTCTAATCGGCATTGGCAATGAATTCCGCAGCGACGATGGAATTGGTATTCTTATCTCTCGAAAAATCAAGCAGTTGAACCTGCCAAATATCGTAGTAATTGAGGCAAGCGGCGAAGGTTCTGAATTGATTGAATTATGGAAGAACCAAAAATTTGTAATTGTTGTGGATGCGGTTAATTCTGGAAGCAAGCCAGGAAAAATATTTAAGTTTGATGTAACAGAACAATCGCTTCCGATAAAATTTTTCAATTATTCCTCACACGCATTCGGATTAGCGGAAGCGGTCGAAGTAAGCCGAAAACTAGGAGAGTTACCTGAACGATTACTTATTTATGGAATCGAAGGAAAGAACTTTAGTTTTGGCGAGAAGATCTCTGAAAAAGTAATTGAAGCATCTGATCATGTGATTAATTTGATTATTGAGCGTATTAAAATTGAACAGTAG
- a CDS encoding 3-oxoacid CoA-transferase subunit A, with amino-acid sequence MINKIVKSVPEAVAEIYDGATIMIGGFGEAGSPIELIHALVDHGAKDLTVVSNNTGNGHVGLAALIENRQVKKMICSFPRTAQSVVFPDLYSKGEIELELVPQGTLAERIRAGGAGIPAFFTPTSVGTPLEAGKEVREFNGKTHVMELGIKADFALIKCRIADRFGNLLYNKTARNFSPIMCMASKSTIVQTRKIVQAGEIDPEIVITPGIFVKKVVLVENPVSENQLLKENRRYP; translated from the coding sequence ATGATCAATAAAATTGTAAAATCTGTTCCCGAAGCTGTAGCTGAAATTTATGATGGAGCAACAATCATGATTGGCGGTTTCGGCGAAGCTGGAAGCCCGATCGAGCTAATTCATGCATTGGTTGATCATGGAGCAAAAGATTTAACTGTTGTAAGTAACAATACCGGTAACGGTCATGTGGGATTAGCTGCACTGATCGAAAACAGACAAGTAAAAAAAATGATCTGTTCATTTCCAAGAACTGCTCAATCTGTGGTTTTTCCTGACCTCTATTCAAAAGGGGAAATTGAACTTGAACTTGTTCCGCAAGGAACACTTGCAGAGAGAATCCGTGCTGGTGGAGCAGGAATTCCAGCTTTCTTTACACCCACTTCTGTTGGTACTCCGCTCGAAGCTGGCAAAGAAGTCAGAGAGTTTAATGGAAAAACGCACGTAATGGAGCTTGGAATCAAAGCGGATTTCGCCCTTATCAAATGTAGAATTGCAGATCGATTTGGTAATTTATTGTACAATAAAACTGCTCGGAATTTTAGTCCTATCATGTGCATGGCTTCAAAGAGCACAATTGTCCAGACAAGAAAAATTGTTCAAGCTGGTGAAATAGATCCTGAGATCGTTATAACACCGGGAATATTTGTAAAAAAAGTAGTTTTAGTAGAAAATCCAGTTAGC
- a CDS encoding oxidoreductase, giving the protein MSKKSKPKLAVWKFASCDGCQLSLLDCEDELLSVAGFIDIANFPEASRAVSKGPYDLSLVEGSITTPHDAERIHKVRRQSKFLVTIGACATAGGIQALRNFKDVKEFTNIVYANPKFIDTLSTSTPISNHVYVDFELRGCPINKYQLLEVVNAFLNNRKPNISPHSVCIECKRRSSVCVMVTKNIPCLGPVTHAGCNALCPSYDRGCFGCYGPKETTNTSSLAEWFSSNGLKNDEIVRTFRGFNAYADAFRKESEAHE; this is encoded by the coding sequence ATGTCAAAAAAAAGTAAACCTAAACTGGCTGTTTGGAAATTCGCTTCATGTGATGGCTGCCAGTTAAGCTTACTCGATTGCGAAGATGAGTTATTAAGTGTTGCCGGATTTATCGATATAGCTAATTTCCCCGAAGCTTCACGTGCTGTTTCAAAAGGTCCTTATGACCTTTCGCTCGTGGAAGGTTCTATCACTACACCGCATGACGCTGAGAGAATTCATAAAGTAAGAAGACAATCAAAATTTCTTGTAACGATTGGTGCATGCGCAACTGCCGGCGGAATTCAAGCATTGAGAAATTTTAAAGATGTTAAAGAGTTCACAAATATTGTCTATGCAAATCCCAAATTCATAGATACATTAAGCACATCAACACCGATCTCGAATCACGTTTATGTTGATTTTGAACTGCGCGGCTGCCCAATCAATAAATATCAACTGCTTGAAGTTGTGAACGCATTCCTGAATAATAGAAAACCAAATATTTCACCTCATAGTGTTTGTATTGAATGTAAAAGACGCTCAAGTGTGTGCGTAATGGTTACAAAAAACATCCCTTGCTTAGGTCCAGTAACTCATGCCGGTTGTAATGCACTCTGCCCCTCTTACGATCGAGGCTGCTTTGGATGCTACGGCCCGAAAGAGACGACAAATACAAGCTCGTTGGCAGAGTGGTTTAGCTCAAATGGTTTAAAAAATGATGAGATTGTGAGAACCTTCCGTGGATTTAACGCTTATGCAGATGCATTTCGTAAGGAGAGTGAGGCTCATGAATAG
- a CDS encoding sulfite reductase subunit A — MYKIEIKEIDALFELLRGDGYNLIGPVLKDGAVIYDEIESSSDLPIGWTDEQEPGKYRINKSGRNTLFEFTCGPQSWKKFLFPTVQKLFEINKEEKNLFFKPIDEPPKKYAFIGVRACELNAIQIQDKIFTQGEFIDHSYKKRRENLFIIAVNCTSSKGTCFCTSMNAGPKVNNGYDISLTEVYQDYSHYFISHIGSEIGKKFIEKINPSTPNEKEIQTAESLIQTTAAQMERKIDVSKIEDILFENFEHPRWDEVAERCMSCANCTMVCPTCFCTTVEDITDLTGTKAERIRKWDSCFTLDFSYIHGGSIRNSTKSRYRQWLTHKFASWHKQFESSGCVGCGRCITWCPVGIDITAEINAIRETKNIKQVLIEENQ, encoded by the coding sequence ATGTATAAGATCGAGATTAAAGAAATTGATGCTCTATTTGAACTTCTGAGAGGTGATGGGTATAATCTCATCGGGCCAGTTCTGAAAGATGGAGCTGTAATCTATGATGAAATTGAAAGCTCAAGCGACTTACCGATTGGCTGGACAGATGAGCAAGAACCTGGCAAATACAGAATTAATAAATCTGGGAGAAATACTTTATTTGAATTTACTTGCGGACCTCAATCCTGGAAAAAATTTCTTTTTCCCACTGTCCAAAAACTCTTCGAGATTAATAAAGAGGAAAAGAATCTTTTTTTCAAACCGATTGATGAGCCGCCGAAAAAATATGCTTTTATCGGCGTTAGAGCATGTGAATTAAATGCAATTCAGATACAAGATAAAATTTTCACTCAAGGGGAATTTATCGATCATTCCTACAAAAAAAGAAGAGAGAATTTATTCATCATCGCGGTGAATTGCACTTCCAGCAAAGGGACATGTTTCTGCACATCAATGAATGCCGGACCAAAAGTTAATAATGGATACGATATTTCTCTGACAGAAGTTTACCAAGATTATTCACACTATTTTATCTCCCATATAGGAAGTGAAATCGGTAAGAAATTTATAGAAAAAATAAATCCAAGCACTCCGAATGAAAAAGAGATTCAAACTGCTGAAAGTTTAATTCAAACTACAGCCGCTCAGATGGAGCGCAAGATTGATGTATCTAAAATCGAAGATATTCTATTTGAGAATTTTGAACATCCAAGATGGGACGAAGTTGCAGAAAGATGCATGTCATGTGCGAATTGCACAATGGTATGTCCGACTTGCTTCTGCACAACTGTAGAAGATATAACAGATTTAACTGGAACAAAAGCTGAAAGAATTCGAAAGTGGGATTCATGCTTTACACTTGACTTTTCATACATTCATGGCGGCAGCATTCGTAATTCAACTAAATCACGTTACCGTCAATGGCTGACACATAAATTTGCATCTTGGCACAAACAATTTGAATCATCTGGCTGTGTCGGATGCGGAAGGTGCATCACTTGGTGCCCTGTTGGGATAGATATCACGGCTGAAATTAACGCAATTCGTGAGACAAAAAATATTAAACAAGTTTTAATAGAGGAGAACCAATAA
- a CDS encoding Ni/Fe hydrogenase subunit alpha → MNSKTIKVDYLARVEGEGSLLVKIKDNKVKDVKFKIFEPPRFFEAFLRGRHYTEAPDITARICGICPIAYQMSSIHAMENILGVKIDGQLRELRRLLYCGEWIESHTLHIYLLHAPDFLGYDDAIQMAADHPETVKKALELKKTGNDIVNLLGGREIHPINVRVGGFYKIPAKSEFLIISDRLKWARDAAIETVKWTASLPFPDFDQNYKFVSLSNPNEYPLNEGRLISNDGLDISINEYEDHFIEEHVQHSNALQSLKLKEENYFVGPLARYNLNFDKLSTITKQVANDVDLTPPMNNPFKGIIVRALETLYACDEALRIIEQLDIPERPFVDVEPKAGTGYACTEAPRGILYHRYRIDDEGIIQDAKIVPPTSQNQKQIEDDLLKFVEKNINLQKDELTWKCEQTIRNYDPCISCATHFLKLKFEND, encoded by the coding sequence ATGAATAGTAAAACGATTAAAGTTGATTATCTTGCACGAGTTGAAGGTGAGGGCTCACTCCTTGTAAAGATCAAAGACAACAAAGTTAAAGATGTAAAATTTAAAATTTTCGAGCCGCCGAGATTTTTTGAAGCATTTCTTCGCGGCAGACATTATACAGAAGCACCGGATATAACTGCTCGTATCTGCGGAATTTGCCCCATTGCATATCAAATGAGTTCAATTCATGCAATGGAAAATATTCTTGGAGTAAAAATCGATGGTCAGCTTCGAGAACTCCGCCGCTTACTCTACTGCGGAGAATGGATCGAAAGCCACACACTTCACATTTATCTTCTTCATGCACCAGATTTTTTGGGGTATGATGACGCCATTCAAATGGCAGCCGATCATCCTGAAACAGTTAAAAAAGCTTTGGAGCTTAAAAAAACTGGAAACGATATTGTTAATCTTCTGGGTGGGAGAGAAATCCATCCAATTAATGTACGTGTCGGGGGTTTCTATAAGATACCCGCAAAATCGGAATTCCTCATAATTTCAGACCGGCTTAAGTGGGCTCGCGATGCAGCTATCGAAACAGTTAAATGGACTGCGTCTCTTCCCTTCCCAGATTTTGATCAAAATTATAAATTTGTCTCTCTTTCAAATCCAAATGAATATCCATTGAACGAGGGAAGATTGATTTCGAACGATGGGCTCGATATTAGTATCAATGAATACGAAGATCATTTTATCGAAGAACATGTTCAACATTCGAATGCACTTCAATCACTAAAACTAAAAGAGGAAAATTACTTTGTCGGACCTCTTGCGCGATACAACCTAAATTTTGACAAACTCTCAACGATAACAAAACAAGTCGCTAATGATGTTGATTTAACTCCACCAATGAATAATCCATTCAAAGGAATTATTGTACGTGCACTCGAAACACTTTACGCCTGCGATGAAGCGCTGCGAATAATTGAGCAGCTTGATATTCCGGAAAGACCTTTTGTAGATGTAGAGCCGAAAGCTGGAACTGGATATGCATGTACGGAAGCTCCACGAGGAATTTTATATCATCGATACAGAATTGATGACGAAGGGATAATTCAAGATGCGAAAATCGTCCCACCAACTTCTCAAAATCAAAAACAGATTGAAGACGATCTCTTAAAATTCGTTGAAAAAAATATTAATCTTCAAAAAGATGAATTAACCTGGAAATGCGAACAGACGATAAGAAACTACGATCCTTGCATTTCCTGCGCCACACACTTTTTGAAACTGAAATTTGAAAATGACTGA
- a CDS encoding Ni/Fe hydrogenase subunit gamma — protein sequence MNHSIMDPMIPHPYKIQRVIKETHDTFTLELKSIEKNGTFSFAPGQFNMLYIAGIGEVPISISGNPTKNGSLIHTTRAVGTVTKEMAKLKRSDVIGIRGPFGTNWPVKEAEGNDVLLVAGGIGLAPLRPVIYHILSKREYFGKIILLYGTRTPQDILFRKELEKLKSRLDIDIYVTVDRATRAWNGNVGVVTRLIPRAPFDPINTIAMICGPEIMMRYTITEISRRGIASENIYVSVERNMKCGIGLCGHCLYGTEFICKDGPVFRYDQIQNIFGKREF from the coding sequence ATGAATCACTCAATAATGGATCCGATGATTCCTCATCCTTATAAAATTCAACGAGTAATAAAAGAGACGCACGATACATTCACACTTGAACTTAAATCAATTGAGAAAAACGGAACATTCTCATTTGCTCCTGGGCAATTCAACATGCTTTATATTGCCGGAATTGGTGAAGTTCCTATTTCAATAAGCGGCAATCCAACTAAAAATGGATCATTGATTCACACAACACGCGCTGTTGGAACTGTTACAAAAGAAATGGCAAAATTAAAAAGAAGCGATGTGATCGGCATCCGAGGACCTTTCGGAACAAACTGGCCGGTAAAAGAAGCCGAAGGAAACGACGTGTTACTTGTTGCCGGTGGGATTGGACTGGCTCCATTAAGACCTGTGATTTATCATATACTTTCCAAACGTGAATATTTTGGAAAAATTATTTTGCTTTATGGAACTCGAACTCCGCAGGATATTTTGTTCCGTAAAGAATTAGAAAAATTAAAATCAAGACTTGATATTGACATTTACGTAACTGTTGATAGAGCAACACGTGCATGGAATGGTAATGTCGGTGTAGTAACCAGACTAATTCCACGCGCCCCTTTTGACCCGATCAATACGATTGCTATGATCTGCGGTCCCGAGATAATGATGAGATACACGATCACTGAAATATCGAGGCGTGGTATTGCCTCTGAGAACATTTACGTTTCAGTGGAAAGAAACATGAAATGCGGAATCGGTTTGTGCGGACATTGCCTATACGGCACCGAGTTTATTTGTAAAGATGGACCAGTCTTCCGCTATGACCAGATTCAAAACATTTTCGGAAAAAGAGAGTTTTAA
- a CDS encoding GAF domain-containing protein: MPKVKPEIEQIKTISREQFDILYHISQRLNSVAYQETLIEETLDLIIQVINAERGLFAKFDANTSQFLIIAARNLQKENIQDLSTFSSGILQQVISSKKPCLYHDVQSDPKLSQFDSVQIHNIKSVLGVPIIRDENVWGVIFADSRINRKEFTEENLIFLDFVSNLVSLALEKISDIEKLKDENLLLRNQLQSFQSIPDMIGESPAMKNLVSLIHKVAGTDATVLLLGESGTGKELIAQAIHNLSSRRDKPYLAQFCGSIPDTLLESELFGYKKGAFTGATSDKKGLFEVAEQGTFFLDEIADISSALQAKLLRVLQNREIIRLGDTQTIKVDVRIIAATNQDLKELVGEGKFREDLYYRLNVFPIIIPPLRERKGDISILAHHFTKKFSNDNVKLLPDTVKKLESHYWPGNVRQLQNVLQRALILCDESELAPEHIVIEEGQNLVNFKGTLEDFQMQLLNKRLKQFDDNRTLTAKSLGVSVRWVQMKLKEIEGKDPN, encoded by the coding sequence ATGCCAAAAGTAAAACCTGAAATAGAACAAATCAAAACCATCAGCAGAGAGCAGTTCGATATTCTTTATCACATCAGCCAGAGATTGAATTCTGTTGCTTATCAAGAAACGTTAATTGAAGAAACTCTCGATTTAATAATCCAAGTAATCAATGCTGAACGCGGCTTGTTCGCAAAATTTGATGCGAATACAAGTCAGTTCTTGATCATCGCAGCTCGAAATCTTCAGAAGGAAAATATTCAAGACCTCTCAACTTTTTCATCAGGTATTCTTCAGCAAGTAATTAGCTCAAAAAAACCCTGCCTTTATCACGATGTTCAGAGCGATCCAAAACTTTCACAGTTCGATAGTGTTCAAATTCACAATATTAAATCAGTTCTTGGCGTACCAATTATTAGAGATGAAAATGTTTGGGGAGTTATATTTGCTGACAGTCGAATAAACAGAAAAGAATTCACTGAAGAAAATCTGATCTTTCTTGATTTCGTTTCGAATTTAGTCTCACTTGCTTTAGAAAAGATTAGCGACATAGAAAAATTGAAAGATGAAAATCTTCTCCTGCGAAATCAACTTCAATCATTTCAAAGCATTCCAGATATGATTGGTGAGAGTCCTGCGATGAAAAATCTTGTAAGCTTAATCCACAAAGTCGCAGGGACTGATGCGACAGTGCTTCTTCTTGGTGAAAGCGGAACTGGAAAAGAGCTTATTGCACAAGCAATTCATAATTTGAGTTCGCGGAGAGATAAACCGTACTTGGCTCAATTCTGCGGCTCAATTCCCGACACTTTACTCGAGAGTGAACTATTTGGTTATAAGAAAGGAGCTTTTACCGGAGCAACTTCTGATAAAAAAGGCTTGTTCGAAGTCGCCGAACAAGGAACATTTTTTTTGGATGAGATTGCAGATATCTCATCAGCACTTCAGGCAAAATTGCTGCGTGTTCTTCAGAATAGAGAAATCATCCGTCTTGGTGATACGCAAACCATCAAGGTAGACGTAAGAATCATTGCTGCCACAAATCAAGACTTAAAAGAACTTGTGGGCGAAGGGAAGTTCAGAGAAGACCTTTATTATAGGTTAAATGTCTTCCCAATAATTATTCCACCGCTTCGTGAACGCAAAGGGGATATTTCAATTCTTGCACATCACTTTACAAAAAAATTTTCCAACGATAATGTTAAGCTATTACCTGATACAGTTAAGAAATTAGAGAGCCATTATTGGCCAGGGAATGTAAGACAGCTTCAAAATGTGCTTCAGAGAGCATTAATACTTTGCGACGAAAGTGAACTGGCACCGGAACATATTGTAATTGAAGAAGGACAAAACTTGGTGAACTTTAAAGGTACACTCGAAGATTTTCAAATGCAATTATTGAATAAAAGATTAAAACAGTTCGATGACAACCGCACACTTACTGCAAAATCTCTTGGAGTTTCTGTTCGATGGGTGCAAATGAAATTAAAAGAAATCGAAGGCAAGGATCCAAATTGA
- a CDS encoding PEGA domain-containing protein, which yields MGANEIKRNRRQGSKLNNQKDKYLFEKFEVLETLKKDEFTSVYLANHIFLGKKIILKTLDSVNLSDPTILERFKREAKILAKLDHPNIIKVLDFGMFREHFYISFEHFESRNLRQVLKSNTLSIEQKLSIVVQMFKGLAYAHKNSIVHRDLKPENILINDRYHLKIADFGLALTSEENLVTNKSSIVGTPSYMSPEQIRGEQLTNQSDLFSGGIVAFEIFAGKNPFVGQDLNSTINNILTFDDENFNSQLAGLPSHYQTAVRSLLKKSLRSRADSAETVLNILGVTIDKQTEVVSQNNFTLRKLLPVFAILVIAALLFFIYHFSTNSTSNATNENAPIIDTAKSSNADDNNLTKNTDELKSSQNKNEREDSGQISDPIVVNSENLQVNNSNNKTIPSNVPGKLTIECLPWADVYIDGKKIDTTPLEQPIRFLPGEYELKLVHPDFPVYTQKISIRPDEFELLEVNLFDIYGFLECQIYPWGEILLNGNSFGQTPFRRPISLKPGKYKLSISNPNFETFTTQIEIKKSDTLIFKYNFIQK from the coding sequence ATGGGTGCAAATGAAATTAAAAGAAATCGAAGGCAAGGATCCAAATTGAATAATCAAAAAGATAAATATCTTTTCGAAAAATTCGAAGTTCTAGAGACTCTAAAAAAAGATGAGTTCACGAGTGTTTATCTAGCCAACCATATTTTTCTTGGAAAGAAAATAATTTTAAAGACTCTAGATTCAGTTAATCTTTCTGATCCAACAATACTTGAGCGGTTTAAGCGTGAAGCAAAAATCCTCGCAAAGCTCGACCATCCGAATATTATTAAGGTACTCGATTTCGGAATGTTCAGGGAACACTTCTACATTTCGTTCGAGCATTTTGAAAGTAGAAATCTTCGGCAGGTCTTGAAAAGTAATACACTCAGCATCGAACAAAAGTTATCAATCGTTGTTCAGATGTTTAAAGGATTGGCTTACGCTCATAAAAATTCGATCGTCCATAGAGATCTAAAACCCGAAAACATTCTTATCAACGATCGTTATCATCTGAAAATAGCAGACTTCGGATTAGCTCTCACAAGTGAAGAAAATCTTGTTACAAATAAATCTTCAATTGTCGGAACTCCTAGTTACATGTCACCAGAGCAAATCCGAGGAGAACAGCTGACAAATCAAAGCGATCTATTCTCTGGAGGAATTGTCGCCTTCGAAATATTTGCAGGCAAAAATCCATTTGTAGGACAAGATTTAAATTCGACAATAAATAACATCCTTACTTTTGATGATGAAAATTTTAATAGTCAATTGGCAGGCCTCCCGAGCCATTATCAAACTGCGGTTCGATCCCTTTTGAAGAAAAGTCTGAGAAGCCGAGCAGATTCTGCCGAAACCGTCTTGAATATACTTGGAGTTACTATTGATAAGCAAACTGAGGTTGTCTCTCAAAACAATTTTACACTAAGGAAACTATTACCGGTATTTGCAATTTTAGTAATTGCTGCCCTTTTGTTTTTTATTTATCATTTTTCAACTAATTCAACCTCAAATGCGACTAATGAAAATGCACCAATTATTGACACCGCCAAGTCTTCTAACGCTGATGATAATAACCTAACTAAGAATACTGATGAATTAAAATCCAGTCAGAATAAAAACGAAAGAGAGGATTCAGGGCAAATTTCAGATCCAATTGTTGTCAATTCTGAAAATCTTCAAGTGAATAATTCGAACAATAAAACAATTCCATCAAATGTTCCGGGAAAATTGACAATTGAATGTCTTCCTTGGGCTGATGTATACATTGACGGTAAAAAAATCGATACTACGCCACTCGAACAACCAATACGTTTCTTGCCTGGCGAATACGAATTAAAGCTGGTTCACCCAGACTTCCCGGTATACACGCAAAAAATTTCTATCAGACCAGATGAATTTGAATTATTGGAAGTAAATTTATTTGATATTTACGGATTCCTAGAGTGCCAAATCTACCCTTGGGGAGAAATTCTCTTAAATGGTAATTCATTCGGACAAACCCCATTTCGAAGACCGATTTCACTAAAGCCAGGTAAATATAAACTATCGATTTCAAATCCAAATTTTGAGACTTTTACTACTCAAATCGAAATAAAAAAAAGCGACACATTGATATTTAAATATAATTTTATCCAAAAGTGA